A region of the Montipora foliosa isolate CH-2021 chromosome 8, ASM3666993v2, whole genome shotgun sequence genome:
gTATAGAAGCCTGaacaattcaggacttcaacagttcatatatgatccatttcatatataatttcatcgttgagtcattcctcacgggaacattagaacccacaaatgatcagctcccaacgtccgtggcttcatagctcagttggttagagcgtcgcaccggtatcgcgaggtcacgggttcaaaccccgttgaagtcctgaatttttcaggcttctttacgcaattgcaaaaattgcgttcataactgcgaagatcatagcttcacttgattggtttaaaagtATTCAGTAGTCGGaatggaggttccctttaattgTGTTCAGTGGGAAAACATATGTCACCATGGTAACACATGCAAGAGAGCCATTTAGCACTCTACACACCTAATCTTAGCCCGCCTGGTTTCAGTGCACTCTTGTCTCCTGGACATGTATTTTTGTTTGCTGTGATGGAGGCCATTTCCAGGACCTTCTCCACGCGTGCTCCATCAATTCCCTAAATGAACGACAACAGCAAACTGTAAGAGAGTTTATTTTCGTCTTTGCATCTTTGACTGTTTGAAGATCACAACAACTCCTGTGTATCAATGTCTATGCCAGCTCTATTGTTCTATCCAGGCAAGAAGGTTTAATTCTCTCAAAAAATGTTACAGATAATCTGTGTGTACAGTTTTGTGAGATCTGTTAAAGAGGACAGCATAAACAATAACTTTTATTTGTACTGTaaatttcaagaaaataaaGTTATCCAACTTGGATACCCCCAAAACACTTCAAAGCTAATTGATtagttaaacgagacttacctgtaaggtgaagtttgactgaaattcTATCCCATAAAGAGTAGTAACCGGAGGACTGACATGAAGAACGAACGAAGCCTACcgggagatgacgtcacaatcatttGTTCAAATCCTACTCATAGTGGACGAACACAACTAAAGACAATTCAAATGGCAAACACCCAAGGTAACTGAGAACCATCTAGGGAGGAGAGGGTGGGCATGTCAGTCCTCCGGTTACTACTCTTTATGGGATAgaatttcagtcaaacttcaccttacaggtaagtctcgtttaactaATCAATTCTATCCCATAAACCGTAACCTTCGAACTGACATGAAGTCTTCAAAGCGTGTGAGGACTATGAGTAACCACTAAGTCCcaaagaacagaaaaacaagctattgAAGTGCAATAAATTTATCTTGGAACAGAATGACTACAATGTTATGATTAATGCATGAGCATATGCCAATAATACATGATTGTAGAATTCTCGAAATACTAGACTTAATTCATAAATTTCAtatcagaacaaaacaaaatacaatcTACTTGAACTAAGCAATCACATGCTTGTAATAGAATCGTTTGAAAGTGTTAGCATTGCTCCAACCTGCCCTTTGAAGAATTTCATCGAGAGGGACAGAAGCTTGGTAAGCTGCAGTTGAAGCTGCATGCCTAGTGGAATGGGGTTTAAACATATCAATATCCACACCAGCCAATTGCAGTACAGTTTTTATCCAACGAGCTAATGTCTGGGAACCGATTGCCCTGTGAGGTTTTATAGTACTGATCAGAAGCACATCATCATGTCGTAAAGACTTTGTTCTCTCTATATAATCCTCTAAACAAACGTAAGGACATATGTCCAAAGTATATCTGGGAATGATCACAGGAGGAATTGAATAATTGGGTCGACTTTGTTTGACATGCCTACTTAGAATAAACACAAATTCCTCATCAGATTTCTTAAAATACTCATTGTTAATGTTCAGCTGTAATaaagtttgtttcctttgaaTGCTAACTAAGGCTAACAACATGGATAGCTTTAAGCTCAGTTCCATCAGAGACAACGAACTGTTTGGGCTCAAACTTTTTAAAAAGCTAAGCACTTGGCGTACATCCCAAATGGCATAGTACTTTCTGGATGgcggttttctttcaaaggcacCTTTAACAAAACGACAAACTAATGGATGCTGTCCCACCGGGACATTGTCAATTGAAATCACACAGGATAACGCAGACCTAGCAGTGTTTAAAGCAGAATAGGATAAATGGAGCTGCGTGTGCAAAAATTCTAACACATCCATCAAAGTAGGGGAATATGCAGTAATTTGCCTTTCACGACAGAATACAGCGCATTTCTTGAGATAAACTGCGTATTGCTTTTGAGTAGAGGGTCTCCACGAGTCGAGAAGTACATTGGTAACGTGCTCCGAAAAACCTCGCTCTTCATAGTGTCTCCTGATAAAGGACATACTATCAATTTTAGCTTCGCCCTCATGGTGTGAGCTTTGTGGACTGACGGATGAACTACAAGCTCCATTCCTGCAGTCCACAACATGAGTTTGGGAGCTTGGGTTAACAGCTGCAATACTCGTGGGTACCATGGCTGTGTGGTCCAAGCTGGTACCACCAAAACCCCTTCTGCTTGTTCTGCCTCTATTTTCTTCAGGCACTTGTGAATTAAGCTGAAAGGAGGGAAAGCATAGAAATATTCACCCGTCCATGGTATACTAAATGCATCAACAAACGTAGCGTGGGGGTCTGGATTCCATGACACATACCTAGGCAACTGTGCATTCAACACGCTGGCAAAAAGATCAATGCTTAAAGCAGGGAAAACAGCCCTTAGTTTCTTAAATATCACTGGATTCAGTTGCCATTCATGATCAAAATAGTAGTTTCCTGACAACAAGTCAGCCTCCACATTAGTGCAACCTAGTATATGAACTGCGCTCAGCCAAATACTTCTGGCTATACACCAGCTCCAAATCTTGTGGGCTAACAAGTCGCATGCTATAGACTTGCTACCTCCCATCTGATTAACATAAGCTACAGCTGTCACATTATCCAATTCAAATTGAATATGGACATCAGACAGTTTGGAACAAAATATGGTCAGACAAATATACACCACATATAGTTCTCTCACATTAATATGGAGAACACCTTGTTCTCGGCTCCATAGACCCTGAGACTTCCATGAATCATGGCTTGAACAAGAAATGCCCCAGCCAGTGTCACTGGCATCAGTCTGAAAAACATAAGTGATTGGAGCATGAATAATTATCCGGTAGGCTTGTTGCACATTCTCAACCCACCAGAGTAGACCCTCTTTAGCTAAGACAGATAGTTGCATCTTGGCATCATAATCACCCCTATTCAGAGCCAAGGCCCTGATCTTGTCACCCTCTAGATTTCGATAGTGCAGCTTGCCAAATTCAGATCCAGGCAAAGAGGAAACAATTTATTCAATGACCCGAGCTACAAAACGAATCGACAAAATATCCCCATCTAGAGCCTGGGTGcaaaggaatttcaacttttccttcTTCTGATCAGATAAATAGACCATCATGGTTGTTGAATTTAAGATAAAGCCCAGAAAAGTGATCTCCTGAGTGGGTGTCAAGATACATTTTTCTGGGTGAATGAAAAACCCTAATCGCAGAAATAAATCAACTGTGTCCTTAACATTGTTGCAAAATCAACAAAATCAGCCCCTTGCAGATAAAAATCATCTATGTAACCGCTATTAGTGTATCCTTTTTGTCTGAGGGAGGCTAAGACTGGTTTCATTATCTTAGTGAAAATTCTGGGTGAACTGGTCAAACCCATGGGCAAGGATTGAAATTCATACAGTTGTCCTCCCCAAACAAACTTCAAGTATTTTCTATGCTCTGCTGCAATAGGGATGGTGTAATAAGCATGCTTTAGATCAAGAGAGGCCATATAGACACCTGGTCTGATTAAATTGATAACTGTGCTTAAAGTATCCATCTTGAGATGGCTAAAAAGAACAGCTTCATTACAactcttaaaattgaaaagaagcCTGTGGGAGCCATCGGGTTTGGGGACCACAAAAATTGGAGACAAGCATTCCTCTTGCTCATGTACTGATTGACTTATGACACCGAGTTGCAACTGTTACAGTTTCCCAACTTCAGAATCTATAACTAATTGTTGTTGACTATCAAAATGTCTCTGCCCATACGTACTATACTTACAAGGACTATCAGTAAATTCTGTATGGCAATGTTGGACAAAATCTAGTACCTCAGTATCTGATGACAGCTTTTGccattcaaaaatacaattccTTGTGTTTCCATCCTTAAAAGGAGGCTGCTTACTTATTTTCGCTTTTACAGTGTCACACTCATAATTTACATACCAATTTTGATTGGCCCTGGAGCCCGACTTTTTTTCTGACTGGGGCGCATGCTGAAaatactgctgctgctgttgataGCCAGAGGGACCAGAGCCACGACCACGAAAGGCTCTACCTCTTCCCCTGATGTAACTTCGAAATCCTCTTTGTGGATATGGAGCGAATCGCTGACCTCTTCCTTGTGGCCTTGTTGGCTGAGCTTTGCATACTTTATTCTTGTTCAGCTCTGctatctcttttatttgtttagCTGTATCTCCCCCAAACAAGAATTCATCTGCGGGATTTGTTGAGCTACAAAGACCTTTAGCAAACTCGCTCTTAAACTGGGGTCTCATGGCATCCCTTCGTCTTAGGTTTAACTCATAATTAGAAGCCATAGCTAAAGTTACACCATCTAGGCATGTAGTGATCACTTGTTTCTCTGATTTGGTTTTCAATAGTGTCTCGGCCACCTCCAGCTGACAGTTCACAGAAGCAATTAACAGGGCTTGAGTGGACTGAAATTTTATATCATTGACCCGGGTCTTGCCCGGAATTTCATTCCAGATGCCTGGCTCACATTTAGGCAACTTCAAATTAACATTTTGTGGTGTGCTATGACGTTTGATCATGGCTTTACTTTGGTCTTGACAAATtctttgtaaacataatttattACCGACTCCAGCCACTTTGTCATTAATTTTGGGACCCTTGGTATCTATATTCAGGTCAAGTTGACTATCGTAGTCTACGATATCACTCTCATCATTCCTGGGCTTATCCTGGGGTGACTCGATATCTTCAAAGTCGTTTACAGGATTCACAATAGCATTGACTTCTTGATGAATGTTCACCGGAGAGGAGACATTACTCCTTTCTCCGACTTCATCGACTTGTTCATGTGAATAATCATTCTCTGGATATTGATATTCACTAAGGCCGAAAAAGTTTGATTTAGCCGTTTAAGGCTTTCTAAATTCGCTCGGTTTACTGAACTCTGTTCCAGTAAAGTTGATTGCTTAAGGCCGCTCACTGGCTGACCTTTTGGCTCAGACGTGCTCTCACTGGAGTCACCGGCCTCTGACATGACCTATCAATAAAGAAAAGGTCAAATAAGCTTCAACTGTGAAGCAAAATGtttgacaaacaaaatggcggtcacgTTCCAGCGATTCGCTCGTGGCGAATAAATCCAAAAAGATTGTAAAGTAAAATGACTCGTACAGAGcccaaatttacttcaaatatatattttaggAAATATACTTACCTCAAGTAGCACGAAAAAGCAATAATCGTGTGAAAGTCGGTCAAAAAACGTGGATAAAATCCAACAGTGCTCAAAGACGTCTTCTCCCTTCGGTTGGTCTTGGTTcaatgattgtgacgtcatctcccgGTAGGCTTCGTTCGTTCTTCATGTCAGTTCGAAGGTTACGGTTTATGGGATAGAATTAAAAGTTGTTGGGTGACTGCCATTGAAGTAAAGCATGTTGGTAATGAAATTTAGGTAAGAAAATGTTCGAATTTCGAGTCTCTTGAATATTTCACAACTTTGTCCATTATTAGGTAAGATTAAATTTACCATAGTTTGTTTAAATTTTGTGGAAGATAGAAGgtcaggggcgtagccaggatttctaggaagggggggggggggggggaaggttcCAAATTAGTTCCATCGAAAACGGTTGGTCTACAATCCTTACATATTACGCACGTACAAGACTTTGGCGTTTACACTACGCAAACAGAAGACGCCTTGGTTGCCATTGAGCGAACGTGTTTATCACTTCCTCAATGTTTATGTCTCGGTGGTAACTGATGTTCATCAACGCCAGCCCAGACTCTCGCTCGCTTGACATGGTCAACCTTCTTAGTGTACTAAATGAGCACTCACATTCAGCTGACGTTATCGGCAACGTGCACAAAATGCGGATCAAGGTGTGCATGTTAGGAAAGAACTCTCGATCGCATGTTCTGGGATTAGAATTTCATCAATATAATCGATGTTAGGGCCGGAAAAATGTCTTGATTCGAATTCCTTACGCATTATCACTAAATGTTTCGCTGTGCCTACCTTTTCGGTGAAAAGAATGCATCGATCTTTTGCAATCGGGACATTGTTACGAAAACCACCTGCTCGAACAACACCAATGGATGGTCTACTAATTTCGCGGACATTTCTGCACACACATGCATCTTGTTACACTGGAATCCCAACTCTGCTCATGTCTccgaaaatgcaagtgaaacgCTAAGCATAGAACAAAATGAAGAATTTTGGGAATCGAGAGTCCATTACACTTTTGCTGGGATAAAATCACTGTTAAAAATAGGAGAGGGGGGTTCCTTGGCGCGAGAGGGGGGTTCCGGAACCCCTGGAACCCTtccctggctacgcccctgaaGGTATACTTGATTGCAATTAAATAGGTTAAATTTTCAGAGTGCATGTGTTAAGTTTTAAGTATTTAAGAAGGAAGAGTTAACTTTTCAGGTGACAGAAAACTTAAGGCTTGGCaaaagattattttattttccttttttcaataaacaaaaaagTTGGAGTATCAGGAGGATATCATTCCTTTTCAATCATGCAGACATAGCTTTGGTAAGTCTACCACACAGAGATCAAGCAGGTGCATTCAAGATCTTCTGCAATCCTTCAAGGAGTTTCTACATGTACAACAGGAACCTTTCTCTACTTACCTTGGGCCTTAAGTCAAGCAAAACAGGAACCTTTCTCTACTTACCTTGGGCCTTAAGTCAAGCAAAACCAGATGGTTATCAGTCCCACCTGCACTTGtaacaaacaaaggaaaaaggaaTTTTTAAATCAAAGTGTCAAACAATATTATGTACAAATAACACAGATATATAAACAAATCACAAATACAAAACAAGGGATGCCTTCACAAAGTTGAAAGGATGTCACAGCATGGCTATAACATTTCACATCATTCCGCCCTACCTGACACCATGGAATAACCTGACTCTGATAAAGCTTTTGCCATGGCTTTAGCATTCTTCAGAACTTGCTGCTGATATTCTTTAAACATTGGTGTTTGTGCCTGAAATGTAAGGAAACAGaaagaatattattattgaaagaGGAAATCACTGGCACAGCTTACataaatttcttactttttcaagGAAATCACCTTATTTTAGAAGTGTttctagggttagggttaatttCACTATAAATTTCCATACACCAAGTTATTCATCTAAGTCAGGACAACTACTATAATTCACTATATTTCATATGATTGATTGATGGATTGATATCGCTCAAATACCTGTTTGAGTGCTACACCTACGCCAGCAATAGCATGGTTGTGAGGGCCTCCTTGAAGGGAAGGGAACACTGCGAAGTCAATGTTCTTGTCAAAGTCATACATGATATCTAGACCATGGTCAAAGATTGTGTTATTCAATAAAATTGTAGTTACAATCTTCTGAACCGAGAGAAGGTTCATAAAATGTCCCGATAAAATGCATTATTTCATCTCCCAAAATTAATGTGTTTATGAATTGCCAATTTAGTAGGCAGTATTGTACAATGTAGTACTAAATTTTACAGTTTGATTTTGTTCCTCGATACAAATATCACAATGTCTTACTGACCTCATTTCTCAGGTCACCTGGTAGGGATATAAGATGCAGTACTTCCCTCAAACTCAGTTACTGATAGTACAACCCTCTGAAAACAACACATCACTGACACAACACCCACATACTAACACAATACAAAAATTAGCAAAACCTGCTTTTTTACACCTGTGGGACAAACATGCCCTGCCTCaaaatttttggatttttggaaTCTGTATATTCCCAAATTACACAAAAAACCAAAGTCTGGTATGACAAATTTAATGTTGCATTTaacatttttcctttgttaaaAAATTTTCAGAGGAGTTTGTTTTTAACTTTCCTTTGTCCTGTAAACATTATCATAATCtggaacaaaag
Encoded here:
- the LOC138012770 gene encoding uncharacterized protein produces the protein MQLSVLAKEGLLWWVENVQQAYRIIIHAPITYVFQTDASDTGWGISCSSHDSWKSQGLWSREQGVLHINLNSQVPEENRGRTSRRGFGGTSLDHTAMVPTSIAAVNPSSQTHVVDCRNGACSSSVSPQSSHHEGEAKIDSMSFIRRHYEERGFSEHVTNVLLDSWRPSTQKQYAVYLKKCAVFCRERQITAYSPTLMDVLEFLHTQLHLSYSALNTARSALSCVISIDNVPVGQHPLVCRFVKGAFERKPPSRKYYAIWDVRQVLSFLKSLSPNSSLSLMELSLKLSMLLALVSIQRKQTLLQLNINNEYFKKSDEEFVFILSRHVKQSRPNYSIPPVIIPRYTLDICPYVCLEDYIERTKSLRHDDVLLISTIKPHRAIGSQTLARWIKTVLQLAGVDIDMFKPHSTRHAASTAAYQASVPLDEILQRAGWSNANTFKRFYYKHVIA